In bacterium BMS3Abin08, the DNA window GCAGCGGTGGCTCCCGTCTCAGTTCGTACTGTGTGAGTGCGCCTCCGCGATTGGCTTCTACTACAACACGAACAAACTCATCTGCGGATTCTATGAAAAGGGCATTGATCCGAAAGACTTGGCTCTGGTGACTGTCGGTGGGCTTGAGCTTGTCGAATTCACGAGGGACGATCTTGAGAAAGACAAGAACCGCTTCGTTGACTATCTCAGGAGACTACCTGAGCTCGTGGCGACTGGAGCAGCTCGTGAGTCACAACTACTGTTTCGTCCGAAGCCCTATGTTCAGCAGCGGCTCTATAAGATCTACACAGTCTACAGGAATGGGCGAGTCACAGTGCAGAACCTCAACACGATGCTCCTCACCGATATGCCTCGCTTCCTGAGCGAAGAGCAAGGGAAGATAACTCACGAGATTTGGCACCGCAGGGCGGAGATCCCCCGTTTGGCCGATATGGCGGCAACGCCAATCAGTGAGCGCGCTAAGAAGCCGTTTCTCAATGCCATTCTGCGCTCGGTCAACCAGAAGAAGATAAACGCCCGTTTGGGGGTCGTGCCTGTCCGTCACGACGGCACTCGCGCATATTTCGCCCTCAGCTTTGCCAATCTGGCAGGATGTGGAGTAAAGCTGAAGAACCAAGACATTCTCCGGTATCAGTATGCGTGGGGTCTGCTCTGTGCCTATCCGACGAACGAGGAAGAGCTCGCGGAACCGGCCGGCAGAGGCCAAATCAACGAGCACGCCTATTGCGTGGCAGAGGTGTTTGCAAGCCACGGACTGATCCGCGAGCTTGTCTTCGAACTAAGATTCGAGCGTGGCCACGGAGAGTTCTTCAGCAAGTCTCCATTCTTCCAGACTACGGCAACGTTTGGCGATCTTCCTTCGTGGTCCCTTCCCCAGGACATGCCGAAGGTCGAGGAAGAAGATCACGAAATGTGGTTTCAGACGTATAGACTGGCCGAGCGCAATTTTAACGGGCGAATCCGGGTGCTTTGGCGGCCGAGCAGCGCGAAGGTGAAAGCCGAACACTTATAAGGCCTCCTCGTGTCAAGGGCAAAAAGGTCCGTAAGCGGAATCCCGATAAATAATCCTTTCCACATCTACGTCGCGATACACTTAGCTGATTAATCTATTCCGACTTGGTTTCTCTTAACTGATGTCCCGCTTGAACGGGACACCAAACACTTATAGTGGCTCAATAGCCAGTCCTTATGGAGGAATAAGATGGAACAGGAACCTATCTTAAAAGAGATTCGTAGGATCAGACTCGAGATCGAAGCAGAGTGCAACGATTCTCAGAAATACTTCGAACATATCCAACAGATACAGAAGCAATACAGCAATAGGTTAGTTCGCTTCAAACCAAAGCCAGCATTGAAGTTGGCCAAGGCTAAATAAAAAAGTCTAACAAGTCGTTGGAGATTGAACGAGTACCAGCAGGGACTTTTTTTGCTGTCGGTACTTTGAGTAATTCAAATCAGTTTTCAGCAAAATATTGTGATTCATGGTACTCGTCACTCAACTCTGAATATTATCTCAATGAAAAATAATACTATTGCCTTGTTATAATATATAGTATTAATATATGACTACTTGTGAGTGATACGTTTAAAAAAATAATTGAACTTATTGAAAAAGGCGAAATAAAAATATCCAATCATGGATATGATGAACTTGCCGAAGATGGTATATTGGTGAGAGATGTTATGGCCGGGGTGAAGGATGGCAAAGTAGTAGAAGATTATCCCGATTATCCGAAGGGACCGTGTGTTCTGGTATTACAAAGAGATAAAGATGGGAATCCAATACATGTGGTATGGGGTATTCCGAAAAATGCTTCTTCACCCGCAGTATTAGTTACCGCATATAAACCCGATCCTTTGATCTGGTTGGATGATTTTATGGAGAGAAGAAAATGAAAAAAAGACATCATATTAAACTTGTGCATGAGAGGGGCTATGTGGCTGAGGTTGAGATTGAACTGATTGAGACAGGTGAAGGATGGTCTCCCTACCTCTCTCTTGAAGATGCAGAAAAATTGGATGATGTGAGAGAGGCACTTCGTCGGGAAGATATTGATACTGCAAGAAAACTATCGAAAGTTTATCGTCTTACTCCTGTGAATTAAAAATAAAAAGATAACCTGCCAGTGCTTTCGAATGCATGCCAGCAGTGCTGATTTTGGTTTTGATTAGTTTTCATTTGCAAACAGTTGTTTTGCTTGAAGTTATCCGATGTGGCACGCATCGGAGACTTCATCGTTCGGGCGTGTTGCGCACGCCCGAATGCGGAGCTGAGCTAACGCTCCCTACCGCTGGAGGAAGCAAAGTGCAAATCAAACATCTGTGGATCACCATGGTAGTGATCATTGTTTTGGCCGGAATTAGCGGGTGTGCTACAGAACGTCACATCGCCCCAACGCTATCTGACTCCCCAAGGAGTGGGCTTGATTTAAAACCGCCGGTTCTTTGTGCGGTTTTTGATGGAAGAGCAAGCCAGGAACCAAAAGACGCAGCAACGCAACTACAAGAAGATTTGAAACGAATTTACGGTTCTTCGATTGAATGGAGTAACTACTTTACAAAAACACCGCAGGGTCGTGTGGCGGTGCGAGTTCGGCTTGTCACCTTAGGAGCCACCTTTGGAAGTCGCCTAATTTCTACAGTGGCCTTTGCGGATGCCGTGAGTTCGGCGCGAGGTAGTGCCATTGGCTCATGGGGGACCGTTGTGGGTAATATATAGGCCCAGCAGACACTGTTTGCAGGATCTTTTTCCGGTGAAGGCTGGTGGGAATGGTGCCGCTTGGATTGATATTGAAGCGCAGGACTACCGAGGCGCAAAGCCAATAAATTTTACCCTGCCTATTGTAGCAGAGCATAGAGAATCGAACATGTGGGGTTACTCGTCGGGAGACAAAGCCGCACGCATCGCATGGCAACGAGTGTCTGTTCAACTTACAAGAGCCATGGATACAATTTTTCGTGTAGCACAGAAGAGGAACGATTTTACTGTATTGGCCGTGTAGGTAATGGCATAATAACCGTAAGGTTTACTTATAGAGGTAGTGTTATACCAATCACGATTAAAAATCAGGGAAAACTGAGAAAGGAGCTAGATTTTTTCACATGGCTAATATTATAATAAGTGCATGAAGGATTTCACATTAACTTCAGAGGAAATCTCAAAACTGAGAATAGCCCATAGAACGGCAAAGAGGAAACGAGATGCCGATAGAATTAAAGCCATAGAAGAAGGATTAAGGGTCAGCCCTTGACCTGTGACATAGTGGTGTGATATTCTCACTTCAGGCAGTCAAGAACGGATTCAATGTAACGTTATAATGAACCGGAGGGAGAATGGCCCGGCCGATGATATCCTGAAGGGCAGGGAGAGAGAGGCCCGGAAGGCAGCCGTATACCTGACAAAGAAGCACACGGAGGTGACGAACCGGGAAATCGGAAAGTGGTTCGGAGGGGTGAGCTACTCGGCTGTGTCGAAGGTAATGGAAAGGACCGAGCAGGAAATGGAAGCGAATGGGAACATGAGGAGACGCATCAACCGCATGAACAAGAAATTGTCACAGGTCAAGGGCTGACCCCTTACCTTTTAACGACAAAAAAGTATAGCAATTTCAGTTACTTATGTCAATTTTGTATTGTAATTTTATCGAATTTCTGCTACAATGATATTTGTCGCTTAATATATTGTTCCCCCCTCCGCTTCGCTCCGGGGGAACGCGGCAGTTGAGCGGTATGCCGCGTT includes these proteins:
- a CDS encoding chromosomal replication initiation protein; the encoded protein is MNRRENGPADDILKGREREARKAAVYLTKKHTEVTNREIGKWFGGVSYSAVSKVMERTEQEMEANGNMRRRINRMNKKLSQVKG